The Triplophysa dalaica isolate WHDGS20190420 chromosome 18, ASM1584641v1, whole genome shotgun sequence genome includes the window CCAGGTAGTTGTGAGGAACGTATCCTTCGGCTTTCACGGTTCCGTCTTCGTTGAGTTTAACGACTTTCCACCAAGCACCCGAGCGCTCGCAGATGTGGAACATCTCTCCCTCCTGGAAGGACAGTTCCTCCTCCGCTCGAGCCTGGAAGGGCCATATGGCCTTGTAGATCTCTTCCTCGTCGTAGCACTCCTGAGTTGCCTCAATGGACTCATAGTCGTTATCCGTCGGGGGTTTGTCATTCTTTTGCGGTTCTGTGATATTTTCTTTATCAGCCTTCCGATTGAATATGTCACACAGCGCCTGCAAATTTAGGCACAAACAGCACCCGTTCCCGTACATTTCATTTAGACGAATGAGTGACAAACATACATTGAAAGGAAACAGTGCCAGAACAGGGTGGAGCAGAGGCAGCGTTTCACAACAGCAGATTTTCAGAACGATAATGCCGTCTAGGTAGGCAGCACACTAGGTTTTGAGACCGTCTATAGCCTAATGTATTTTGGAGAGATATACGCactgtttttaacatttaaatccTAGTAGTAAAGCGGTGTGCATCTatgaaaaatgttacattttattactaAACTATGGTGTGACAAGACATGAATGAAAATGTACAAGTGTGTCCATATATATACAGTGCATaacaaatttattaaaacaccTGTATGTCAtaataaaaggaaaacaaatatttaaccatATTTGTCACTGACTAGCCAAATAACAAACTTGAATAATGAAATGTCTGTATTTACGTTTTGATAAGCAAATTTGAGCAGTTACTGTTAACATTTAACCTTTACAAGGTGTTTTTTCTAATGAGGATTGGAAGTAATGTAATTATGtcctaaatgtaaaatatttataaaaatgaataatgaataaaaacaggctATGGAGAACAACAATTCTAGCTTTAGAAATACTTCTACTGGGGCATTAACCCGGTGGTTCTCAAATTGGGGGCCGTGGCTATGCATGGTCACAGGTTTTGGGGGACGTCATGAAATATCATCAATTTTATGcgatcaaacatcagaaaaataagcacAGCAGCAAAAATAACTGATGtttcagcattgtataactggatatgtttttggtttgattcaaatttaaaatagaaGATTATAAGTAGAATTTATAACTGATTATAACCAGAACTTCTTGGATATTCAGGAAAAAAACTTGTCTTTACCTTATAGCTTTAccgtaatatatatatatatatatatgaagtgtttatttccaaaatgagacaacTCTGATAACCCAGTTTTTTACTGTTCATTCcaattaataataatcaaactgcagttagttttgtttaagccataataactgaAAAAACAGCTACtataaacacaataacacaataaaaacatgattacataatgaaaaaaacaggattttagatttgtttatttcattttggaaacaaactcttcgtTCTGTATATAacttataaatatgttttaactgTTTTGTGGTATGAAGCAAGCCCCTTTTGAGAATGAGGCCTTGATTTTACTCAatttgtatgaaatttagtgtgAGTTTTACTGCATCATATAGTGTGAGTTCTCCGCATAATATTGCTGTTCAAGGGAAAAAtgatttctgaaaatgttgttaCTAAAACAACAGACATAACTAGATCTCCTTCAGATACATATTTTCAATGTCTCTCTATGTTAAAATTGTTCTCTAGTCTGCAATAAAAAGTGAGATATTCAATatccaaaataatttttcatgtGGGCAAATTCCACACTCCACCTGATTTCTTAGCAGCTCAACAACAATAATACTGTGATGGTGAAAGAAACTCGGACTTCAGTATGATTTCAGTTCACAGATTTTATTCAGACAGCTCTGGAGGAAAGACCAACTCGGGTAGCAGGTGCTTTCTCATCTCACAGCGATGACACCACAccgaacattttaaaatgtcttcgaACGAGTCTTTCTGCAAAGTGATATGTAAAAGGCAGGAAAATCACCCACCTGTGCTTTTTTCTTTGTgtacattaaacaaacaaaaatgatttttacctGCAATATTCTCCATATTGTAGTCgtttcacacacatttatatatatatatttatgtttatcaaCACTTTTCTAAAGATTTCAAATATTCAGCCACATTTACTGGAGAAGATTCACttttaaatcacaataaatatatataaaatgaacaaacaaaaaaacacatacatagcAAATCCAATATAACTGGGTTGATATTGGAGAGAGGGACGACTCGTCAGCAAAGACGTACAAATCTGGTTAAAAAAGGTAACGCAGATCCAAGGGTTCCTGAGGTTTGCGTGTCCCCCAAACATACGTAAGAGGTGTAAGAGGAATGGCTTTCCGACTCTCTGAGGCCAAAGATTACATTTCAACATGCGTTGGGTGGGATCTGTTTAAGAACCCCCATCCCAAAACAAAATGCCCCTTTATATTCccaataaaaaatgacatcacaTCAAGAGGATTTTCGCTGTTTCTACAAAAGCAGAGActgcataaaaaacaaaaggGAATTCTTATATGGGGCTTTTTAATCCCACATTTGTGGGGAAGAGAATTTGTGGTGCACTTTGTGCTGATGAGAAGTccctcctctctctttcttcttcagcATCTACCATCAATAGTGGCAATCACATTTAAAGGCCCTTACACAGAAGATGGTTTGCCTTGGATATGGAAAAACATTCAAGGTATAGGCAATGTATTTAAcctgataaacaaataaaaacacatttgcattgATTAAAGCAATGACATaagatagaaataaaaaatcacatgTCTTTTGTGAAAGTGTGACTGCAATCCAATACAAAAGTGTGCAAAGGCCTTTACTGTGGTTTCAGTTAAGATTTTCCCTAAAGGTCACCCTCCTTTCAGATCTGACCCTAGCTAAAGTAAAAATCACGTCAAACAAGACAAGAGGCGGGGGCTTTACCAGGACAAACAgaaccaacaacaacaacaacaacaaaaaatgcagCAAGAAAGAAAATCGTAAATTCTGTACATGTAAACATCACACACTTCCACTGAGTCAAGAACGAGAAAGAAATCATACAAAGCTTCACATTGGTATACAAAGAGAAACTGAGCCTCTGCCTACAGTTTCTAGTAAGTACAGgagtaaaaacaaagaaaataccataataataatgttacaaagcaccacaaaattaaaatatatcacaGGCAATGGTTGTTACCACATCTGAATGCAGATTTTTGGCTGCATcgaatagaaaaataaaaggttgtagcatttcctttgttttcagtttttcctttttctcttgAATGTGTTGTGTTCACCAACCTCAGATATCAGAGCTCTAATGGTCTACGCtctttaatgaaatgtaaaaactaTCTTAATACACGTATGTCATTTAGAAACAAAAAGGTAGAATCGATTCACGGCCTAGTACAATCTTTGTACTTtcaaactctttgttttcctgcAAAAACGTTTACTTTAGAATAAGCCCTGAAGTATTTTGCTTGATGGCGAGTATTCAGACACTATGTCTTAAAAGCTCACATTTTTTAATCTGTGGCATAAAAGGGGGATGTgataaataacttaaataaaaacataagatcTGTTTACTATTTTCttcttaaatattaaatatccaCTTGAACATTTCAGCAAATAATCACGTCACAGAAGAAATGAAGACAGGAGATTATGGCTTGAGAACGATTAGctgcattttataatttagaATCATGTAGATGGTTTTAAGGCTCCGTCTCATTTGACTCCTTCTGTGTACGTTTTCCTTTGCGGATTGTAAAGTGCTACCATGTTTTTCACCAATCTGAATAATTTATAAAGTTTAACATCTGAATATAAATTCCCAATGATCCTGCACATatcatttgatattttcatcAAGGTATCTAAGTTAGAGGTAATAAAAGGCTCCATAGCCACGTATCAAAACCAAGTTGTGTGAGGCAACTTAGAGCTTCTTTTCTCTCCATTTGGATGTCAAATTCAGCCGCTCAGAGACCAATCTGAGATTCGCGGTTTTCATTTGGAATGTTGAGACTCGCAACGCTGATCCTCTTCGGTGTTgctcaaattaaataaacaaataaaaaagaacaaacagtAACAACAAATGCAATGTAAGACAGCAGAAATATACTGGcaatccaaaaaatgaaatgttttacagctcaaaagaaaaaatgctATTCCGCAGAAAAATGTTGCAGAGCAAGGACACGGTTCAAGCTATGGCTACAAGAGTTAACACTTGAAGGCCCTGTCACTCTGCTAAAGGCTAGAGAGTCGGAGTGAGATCTCATACAACGTTATGCAGTTTTACGAGGGATCAAGTCATAATTCTTCAGGATTGtcttttgcttttttgtaatacagttttttaaagATGGCGTTTGTGAACGTGAAAAATGGCAGGCAGAACGAAATGCAAGCTCGCAAGCTTTATGTGGGTGATCCTATCCCAGTCCCCCGACCACTGCCAAAAATATGCCACTTCAACATAGCTGTCTTGACAGAAAGgacatgatgacatcatcctTCCTGTCAATAATTTGTTTCTTCCTCCCAAACTATGCGTATtcagtacagtatgtgtgcagATGTCCCTCTGTATGCATTTGTCCCCGTGAAGATGAAAGTGTCTCAGTCATGAGGTTAGAAAAGAAGAGCAGCATTCACAACCTAAATGTATTTGCAATGCAGTGCATCATGAGAAATGCAGTCCTTGGTccatatttttctgtttttttccttcTAATTTATGTCAACAAGTCCTTCCATTTTGGATGTTGATGTCACGCATGTGTTCCTctgtctgtgaaacattttcCTACAGTGCATTGATGTGCTGAGCATGGAGGGTTGCCAAGGCAATAGAGCTTGTAGGAAAGGGTTTGAAGCGTTCctctcagcacagcttcatttGCATAATGTATGACGGTGCACCGTTCCCAACCAATAGAATTTCATCACCTTTAGCTATAACCAATCATTGTTTTTTAAGTAGACTTTAGAATGTGCATGTGTAAGCTTGAATGGAAATTCGTATATATGGGTAaggaatatatatttatatatgtacaaacaacatttaatgtgtttataattgaaaatgatacattttcagATAGTAACACATTATAACGATTATCATCTACATTGCACCTTCTCCCCAAACCTCATTAACATCAAACAGATTGAAGAGATCTTGAAAAAAAACCTCTCTCTTGGATCTGTTCTGTTTCTAAATGGCTAAATATGGATCAAAGTTGCAGCATGGTTATCTTTATAATAacagaaaaactaaaatttCTGAGGTGTGTTAGTTTTGGCTCATTGGTCGAAGAAAGTTTTGTAGTTCAATAAGACATAGAGGAGATCATAAATTTGATATGATGTAACTTGGTTGCAAAGAACTTTTAGGCATGAGATGACATCACGGGTTTGTAGTACAGAGAATGTTGAAGATGAAAGGTTGCGGCTCGCTGTGGTTGACTGTCCAACAGGCTTTACGCACTAACTGCAGGATTGTGCTCTGCGCAAGACatgtcttcctttgtgttgCATTCTCTGATCAAAAAACAATGCTCAACAAGTCATCTCAGCCCTTCAGAAAGGTCTCAAGATATAAGGAAATTTTATAAAGACACTATTTTGAACATAAACCTCTGATGGGCCATGAGTGAAAAAAGAGGAGGCTTTTAGCATAGGCAGAGTTTGGGCAGAGAGGGGCAATGGCAATAGATGAAATGTTATAATTATGAACATAAAATGAGTCTGCCACGCCCCCCACAACTCCACCTATATGGGTTTTAggtgtttgtactgtatgtgtgtaagtGCACATAGCTACATGTATCTTTCTTGTCATTGCATgtatgttctgtgtgtgtgtgtgtgtgtgtgcattgatgtgtgtatgagagagagacgGGCAGCACCAGACCATGTGCAGTTCTCAGTTCTGCTGCAGTATGAGGTTCTCCAGTTCATCTGCCGAGCGAAGCAGGAACGCTGCGGACTCGCGGTAACCTGCGATAAGTTGCCGAACAGCCGTGACTTCAGGCGGGCTGAGCTGGGCGGATGCTCCCCCGCCTCCTCCGCCCTGACCATGACTGTTTGAACTGGAGGAGGAAGTGCTGTTGGATGCCAAAGATTTCATGCTGAGATCGGTAGGACCTaagagaacaaaaaacatttattaatctaCAAGTCAATGTAGATAGTAGATCTACAGAATAGAGTACAACAATGAAGAAACAACAACCTAAAGTTTTAAAGCAAGTGACCTGTGAGATTCAAATAGATTCTTGCTTCAACTCACCATTGGTTTGTTGTGTACCGTTGTTTTGGAGGCTGTTGCCAAGTGTCCCGTATCCACGGAAACTGTAGTTAAGTCCACCATTGGTGTAGAGTTGGTCTTGGGAGTAGGCCGAAGCAGCCAGTGAGAAGCCTGAGTTTGCCAGGGCAGCCGGATCTCTGGAGCTGGATTTGTCTGATGAAACGTTCTCATCCTGAGGAGTGAGCAGTTGAGTGGACCGATGGGAAGAAAATAACAGTATGGCACAAAAACGACACACAAATCAACATTAAATTGCTTTGAAGAGACTAATGaactgatttgattttaatcaTAGGCACAGGATCCAGAGCCAATAATACTAAAAGAGGGCAATATTCCcatagcacacacacagacttacATGGGCCTGGTAGATGTCAAGGCGCATCCTCTTAGCTGCATTACGTGTTTCACTTTCACATGCGGCTGCAAGGATGTTCTCAGCCATGGCGGAGGTGAGGTGAGGGGGCGTGGGCCGTGTCTGACATCgtgaaagaaaaggaaaaaagtgCCATTACCTTAAAACAGCAGATAGTGCCCATTCTTTACAAATTCTGTTTTGACCTATACTATACTAACACAAATACAATTGCTGTTATTatgtaattatattaaatgCATTCAAATAAGAATTTAAGTCTTAAGGTTTTGAGCAATGGCAATATAACGGTACAGCCTTGTGTCTCcctgtttaatgttttttcaaaatcGTGTTTTTCGAAAAATAGCTGTCTACAGCGTTGAGTGAAGGCTGAAAATTTGTTGAAAAATCTATTATTtaagagcagtggttctcaatcgttttttttaaaccgGCCCTGCAATGATGTCTCATGCATTCtcacttctttacaatgttaaacgtgctgtcttcatATGCTAATCATGGTCAACCTGAAACTGATGGgtgcacgtgctttggttcagcctgcCCCTCCCCCCGCACACTCCgtatgtttttggaaacaatcgtaaagctgtatctatcttctataaatgtgatcaaactaaatactcttagaagtaacaaagtatttaatgctactctataggtactcaagattaatatgagattggcagaaaccctgtgtgttacgcccgctttaagaTCCGGTATCATGCTTCTTTACCTCATTTAactgctggcttctcatgcttaacatgttcaACTTGTTggaaaacgagttggacgtatgatgtataatttctgtacttgatacactcccccatcACTCCAACTTGTTccggaaagtttttttataattccgGATCCCCGTGTCGtcacagggatcctattccttttattggccattcCTCCGGAAAAGCATGCAAGGCACAAGAAAGAGCCGGCCCACGAGCCAACCATTCAGCCAACCGTTCACaccatttcagtgatggatctTATATAAATGGTTGATATAAATCTGGattcatttgaaactgatagatgccGCGGCCCCTAAAAGATGCCAGAGATGAACTGCaagcggtaagtcaaactaagtcaaaCGTCTGTGTTCTGTTGGCTATCggtgtgtacgtgcataatgtacaaaacacgtGAGGATGTGCTAGCAGCTCGTGTTTTTccgaaataatcgtacagctgtatctctcttttatatatttgatcaaactaaatactcttcgaagacaCAATGTATGCAAcactactgtataggcactcaagattattattatatagatatataatattacatagagattggcagaaactgcctgtCATATCTTTAACATTTTGGATGTCAAACTGACAGTTCAAGTACTTATTTGCTAATGAACTGAATAAGGGTTGTTAATTTGTGAAGTACTGTGCTATTAGTACTTCCATTAGAATCACAACATTACAGTGACCCCTTCAGCCACTAGAGGGCACACGTGTGCTATTTAAATTTAACTTTAATTACGGGCTAAAAAATTTGTCCATTCTTAAAATGTATGGCTTAATTGCACATTACTTTCTAATTCTGTCACAGCACAGAGAACTAGAGCaaaagtgtgtctgtgttttgtttgtttgtgcatatgcagatcaaaaatcatgtttccCTACCTCAAAGCCAACCTTCTTCATGCGGCGACAAGATTTGAGGTAGGTTCGGATACGTTTGCGTGCACGTTCTTGGAACTCTGGGAACTGTCGGCTACAGGACTCAATGATGGCCTGGATCTTCTCTTTGGGCTGCTTTGAGATGGGAACCATTCGGTCCAAATTCTCATCCACAAACAACCGCACGAACATCTGCAAAAAGAGAAATCAATGAGGTCAGGAAAAATGACGGCTGTAATAGATCACCAGTAGAGTTCAATTGCAAAGAAGATATAATTGTCATTAAAGGAGTCAATCTCACGTTAAAAGCTTTGAGCCTTTCAGGGTCAAGACCCTCTGCATCATTAATCTTGTCACTGTCGTCATGGTCATcgtgatcatcatcatcatcgtcaatGACCTGAGAGCGACTCGGGGTCATGTCCTCCGCACACATGCTCAGTTCTGTCTTTACGGAGTCATAGCTTCCTGAGCTGTACTGAGGGGACTGTTGAAAGCCAACGGAAAGACAAAATAATCATCATGGATCTGTACAATCTAAACACTGTTATGTTATGCTgattattatttgaaatatatgtAAAGGTACTATTACTAAACGTTTCGAAAAATTGCACATACCTTGCTACCGTACTCAGTTTTGACGGGGAATTTTCTGTTGAGGTCAGGTGGGAAGGATCCGAGCGTCACCCCCGGCAACAGTCTGTCACTCAGATTGACGGGCTGCTGTCCCTCATGTGAGGAAGAGGACGATGAAGTGTTGCTGAAGTCCAGCGGTGCTGCAGCTCCGTTTCCATTCACCTCCCCGTATGGAACCGTCCCCTCGGATGCAGGAACTCCTCCGGTCGCCATGGCAGCACTGCCAGGCGGAGTCAGTGCAGGGAGACCGTTAGCTGTGCTGCCATTCTCTGAAGAGGAGTCATcttaaaagagagagaaaataaagactTTATAAAGTCACTGCACTGTAAGTGCATGTGAGTCCGTTTCTGTTTCACTGGGAGAAGGGGAGGCTGCTCCACTTTTAGGCTGTTTTTTAGCATGAAGgtatgcgtgcgtgtgt containing:
- the nol4la gene encoding nucleolar protein 4-like codes for the protein MATKKPCTDLTKRSRSPVVLEAEMFSEFQDWCLRTYGDSGKTKTVTRRKYNKIMQTLLQNEESDGVYVDNSHINAKFKFWVKSKGFQVGSNILGEHNKKETSGKPVLYVPVKTTCSDGGGTQDSSLKRVAVVEDFFDIIYAMHVEMGADPGRAPKHAGQKKTYKAIAETYAFLPREAVTRFLMSCGECQKRMHINPSTAEFKENDRPTSLVPDLIDYNMPLTATYLKQMKLQCMTTNEQDESSVSSEDLDMAEPAWVSTERAPAAEPSSPAAPYTERMPTPPQANIKEEEDDSSSENGSTANGLPALTPPGSAAMATGGVPASEGTVPYGEVNGNGAAAPLDFSNTSSSSSSHEGQQPVNLSDRLLPGVTLGSFPPDLNRKFPVKTEYGSKSPQYSSGSYDSVKTELSMCAEDMTPSRSQVIDDDDDDHDDHDDSDKINDAEGLDPERLKAFNMFVRLFVDENLDRMVPISKQPKEKIQAIIESCSRQFPEFQERARKRIRTYLKSCRRMKKVGFETRPTPPHLTSAMAENILAAACESETRNAAKRMRLDIYQAHDENVSSDKSSSRDPAALANSGFSLAASAYSQDQLYTNGGLNYSFRGYGTLGNSLQNNGTQQTNGPTDLSMKSLASNSTSSSSSNSHGQGGGGGGASAQLSPPEVTAVRQLIAGYRESAAFLLRSADELENLILQQN